Part of the Plasmodium vinckei vinckei genome assembly, chromosome: PVVCY_13 genome, TTCAAAATTAGTGCTACTATATCttgtattaaatttattttgtaaaatattactAGTCAATCTTTTGTCAGCATCACAATGCTCGtttgttttaatattaaaaagggTAGAACTTATTACaccttttattattttatctttcagattgatattaataaatatcgTGTTTATGTAAATTGttaaatgcaaaaaaaaatcatatttatttttatacccATTATAGTTTCCATTATGactatctatattttttgtgaagttgtttttctttgcaacatttattaaatctTTTAAGTAATAGTCTATTTTTGTATGATGAGATAAAAAGAGAATTTCCTTCAACTCACattcttttaaattaatgtatataagtggaattaatatttgattttcctgaaaatagtaaaaaatgttttttataaaaaatagttttttttttatctctCCATCCCTttttccattattattttctttaagtatattaaattctttgcaaaaaagtaaatatttatgagaATCTAAATTTTCACAATTACTTGCTTTATCATCATTCTGATTTGTTCGAGCAAgcatattttctttatctgTATCACTACATTTTTctgaattattatattcatattctttttctatattattattatttgaaaaaatagatatatctcgaaatataaaataatatttagtCTTTCCTTTAGATATgccttttatattatcacaAATTTTACTGTGTCtatgtttataattataaaatattttgacttgaattttttctatatttatgtaataattttttataattaattttaaaagaaaaacaaaaatatagtaaaaaaaattatagacAATCCTCCATCTCTTCTTTTCCTCTGATATTAATTTGcgataaatattataatatgaattatatgTTTCATAATCTTCAAAatcaattattatatttatagattTAATGTGTAtgttattgttttttttttgcttatttgtattttcattatttatgggtattttgtttttccaaaaaaaattaattattttattaataaaatcaaaCTCAATgtttatatcttttatatcGATACTTTTTATTGGTATGTTGTAAAATACTAAACTCTGGAGAAATATCAgactaatatatattctatttaaaaatattttagtcTGTCTAAGGATATTTAGTAATACTTTACTCATCTTTAAAGAATTTATTGAACAtgtatgtaataataaagatgaGATACATCCAGTAGGGttaagtatataaatatatataagcgCATGAGCATttgcttatatatttatataataacaacCCAGCAAATGACtattacaataaaaaaatagctagcTATTTACATATGGACACATACATAGCTCAAATAGTGATTGTATACTCATCGAGTTAAATATAACTAATGTTgtgtattataaaaaattataactagaaaaaaaattaaaaacaaatgttACTTTTGTTGTTTTCATTAttgtgtattttatttcatgaaagtaaaaaaatatgttttataaaattatttggtAAAAAGTGAATGtaaaaaaactaaaaataaagcaactatacatacataaataCTAGAAAATCGGAAAATAATGCTTAAAAAGAAAGGGGTAAACAAAGATAATCTATATCGCCATTTTTTGATAAGATTATTTTGATGTCCTCTATGAAATAGTATAGTAAATTATAAAgcttggaaaaaaaataataaaaaagaaaaaaacgaaaTGCATTTTTTCTGATCATACAGAATATTGcttggaaaaaatatgcgtatacataaatttgtatacaataaacatataaaaatatgaacaaaacatataataaaatggaatacaaaaaaaaaattatgaacatgacataatttttttgttattagttgtgaataatatatgaacaCAACATCATATTAgctagtatatataaataaaataatacaatataaaatatatgtcaaaaaaaataataaacgggaaaaaaattgcaaaaataatagacgAATCGATCAAAATAGgctaattaaaataatgctAAAAATTCtatgaaacaaaaaattgttttttttttcgttaccgctattttttaaagttgctgtaatatatatttacctcaaattttataaaatttgaacagaaaatgaatatattttaagataaaaatgggatatttttcaataaaaaaattgtttttaatatataaataattttttatcattatatttttaatattaaaattaagaaTTGCAGTTTcattataaaaaggaacgcatttattttgatttgtGTTTTAAGgggaaaattatattcccCCCGcttttgttttcattttaatgttatgacaatataatgaaaaattttgaaCAGGAACACATGTATCATTATGACTGGGGAACAGTTACAGTAATACAAAAtcgaattaaataaaaatataaatatatataaatgcatatatactgaaagtgtataaaaaatggatgtaatatatagtaGTAAACATATTgtgttatataattttgtgaAATAGTGTGTATACTTTCATTAACTTGTTTATAATTCATTTCATGTTTGTgtgtaaatttatatacccATGTTTACCAAGTCGGTTAGACTTAAACGATTCTTATTGTATTtgatacatatttattttaactATAACTacaattaatttaaaaatacatttttatatgaacatgtacatgtaataatataggCAGCTTATTGGAATAAATATCCTAACCTTGTTCAGAACCACATAAAAGGGATTGATGTCATTGATAGGAAAATTGATATCGATAACCAAACTATGAAATTAAAGAGAATAGTTCATCTTCAATATTTCGTTCCCAAAATTTTtagtaataaatttttatattaatctatgcattttttaataaaccGCTGTTGTCATTTTCGTTTGCACACAAAATATACTATTACATATACagctattttatattttgtcaAATTTACATGCacgttcatatttttttggatataatttttgtagGAAATCTCTTTAATATCGATGGTCGAGGAATAGCTATTGAAGACATAAAagttaatttaaaaaaaaaaaaattaacaataaaaaCGGTTAATTATACTTTAGCCCCCTTTGTTAATTCAGTCGAAAAATGCACATATTTCCAGAAAGATGGCTACGGTAtgcttaaaaatatgattggCTTATTTGGTCATACATTTGtatagttatatatattttttcctcaCTTTTTCAACACTTACTTAACACAGATAATAAcactttttataaacaaagtacccaaataaatataacgGGATTAggatatatgaaaaatcttatagaaaatgtaaaatataaaattgtaacaatatatatatgtctaCCATTGTCATCTCATAATTTTAATCACAAACTAAGTAATATGTTATGCACTTAATATGatatacaattatttttttatacttagACTATATTAAATGTCATAAAGGAAAAAAGCAAACAAGGTATCGAAATAATGGATGAAGTTATTAAAAGAACCATGAATGAAAATACACAAATTAATCAAAACAACTTATATGGTAATACTttgaacaaaatgaaaagctttaaataaataggTTCCTTATTTATTATCCCTTTTAATGGATCTACAAAAAATGAGAAAGAAAGATGGAAAATCATATCGAAGCAAAATGTGCTTCATCATTTTGTTAGTTTTTGTAATGattgaaaattaaaattagtaTTCTCtttctataaataattataatgaaataaattatatgcacacttttttaaaatttcaagtgttgttatatatttatttatattaacaaagATCCTATGATCTATCATATCACAGCATTACATTTattatgatttattttattattgttattatatgatgcatcccatttttttttctacacATTTTTgtgcacatatatatagtcattatataattttttttattgtttttacaAACTCAAAacattttcctttttataattttttatgtaaaatgttaataataaatatgtaggTCCATATAGTGATGCCAAGCAGTTTCACACTAAGACACTACaaaatttgaaataaaataatttattaaatttaaagccagattataaaaaaaagttttatgTATGAGAAATCCACATTTTAGTATCCACATGGATAtatacgaaaaaaaaaaatcataaataattcatttttttatgaaattcTTTTAAATGCATTAAATCAgttacaaaattttttaaacaatcTTGAGAATCTTTTACTGTCTGGTGATTTGTTATAATGTGtttgtaattattttttatatcatcataaatttcataaaaattttgtttttctttttgaaaattttcattatcaatatatgctaaattttttatactatttAAATGTGTCTTTACAAATGTTGGGAAGCACTCATATATTTCTGAATTACTAAATCGTTGGTcgaggaaaaaaaaagaggaaaAGTCGTTGATATGCCTCATACTTCGTCCTATACACTGATTAACTATTTTCATggcatattttaatttgtatgTCTTGCACATTTGGTTTATCTGAAAATCTGACAAAATTGGGATAGCATCTGAAGAATCATGTGAATTAGAATCATTTGTTTTTGATGTATCCTTTGAGTAttctttataataatttaggACTAGGgcatttttgtttaaagCAGGTTTAGGTGttgtgttatttttttcatgtttaaaaaatggaataccaacgattaaaatatttcgaCAAAAGtcatcataaaaattaataccTTCACTAAGTTTTGCATTCATaacacaaaataatatacatccattttttattctcatTTGATGatcttgtttttttatattagcAATATTGgacatataattttttaagacattattatcattttttttttcgaaaaataaaaatttttttttttgcattttttctaaaacatattttccttcattatataaaaaattcataaactcatttaaaaaagtataagatgaaaaaaagacaatatTACCATAATTGACATataatgttaatatatatatttgtaatgCTATATTTAAAAGGTGAGCTTTATCaaatctatttttataagtatTATCAATACTGTTgaatgttaatatatttgtaggCATTATtcttacaaaaatattttcttttttaaatatataatctgatgaatataattttattttattttttttttcatttaaaaataataatagaaatTCTTCTATTGGTTGTAAAGTACCACCAATCAATATAACATTATTACAATCCTTCGTTATGctttgaaaattattacatgAACTAACACTTAtaatttctattttttctttcaatgttatatcattattttctaaaacataattaatatattctgAAAGTTCACTAAAATGGGCGACATTATGATCTTCTTTATTTGTGTTATCTTCTTGATGTGTATttgtttcatttattttccttttcttttCTGCCTCTACATTGATATATGTGCTATAGCCATGTCGTTTGTTTGGATAGGCAGGGTTCAAAGTTGTTGTGTTACTATTATtgtttgcattttttatttcatttgtttttccAGCTTGGTTATCACATTGATGATCGTCTTCCAAGTCAGTATTATTGTCTAGTCCACTATCATCGttttgatttatatatacataatcaTACTTGTTTGATCGGATTAACTTATTTGTAAACTCAcacaataaataaatagacGAGCTATTTAGATTGGTAGTTATAATAGATGGTCTTTctgtatttgtttttttaaaatattcgtTTATGTTAATTTCTGCGAAAACTTTAAATCTTCTACAAAAAAGTGAGTTGTTTAAAAAGcttgatatattatttaaatttaatgcATCTAATTTAGAAAGAAGCATGAATCTAGTTATATTTGAAACGGGTTCATTTATAgatgtaaaatattttaataataaatcacaataaataataatttgtttaatcataacaatattattattatttaaagtattttcaaatttttgaatatatttttttaatgttaattttgtaaaaataatttgatttttaCTAATTCCAATTGAATttgcattatttatattttctataataCTTTGTGATTCatcaaaaattatgatattattttttatatttatttttaaattatttcgaATCTGTTCAtttaatatacaaatataaggtaataaaattatatctgcattttgtatattttctttacaCATATAGTAAGGGCATATTTCAATTTTGTCATGTTTacatatttctttaatCTGATTCatgtctatattttttgtatttattaattttttaattaaaatataattatttatttcatcattgTCTTCTTTACTACTATCACTATTACTATCACTAGAtgattcaaaaaatattttttttttttctttttttttttttttttctaaaaccATTTCAGTAAACccttctttatatttacatttgcTACTTCGACAAGCCTCATTTAGTTCATTCACATTTGGACATTTTCTCATaattttctaaaaaaaaaaacataaataagtTTTTTAATGTCATATTTAACAaacattataaaattggctaacatattttcattCTATTTTTACTTCATTTATGCATAGGTGCTTTCTACTCCCAATGATgatcatatttatagataaattttctttgcttaattttttctcgattttttttagttctGAAAAATACTGATTTAGTTGTGACTGTGTACGGCTGCATATGAAAATCTgcgaagaaaaaatatgactGCTTTGTCTAGTAATTaggcatatatatgtgtaaacAACAGTTTACTCTTATTTTTGGTACCTGTTTTTTACGTCCATCATCGAGTGAAAAATCGGGTTCTACATCTTCATCTATAATGAAATtaggaaaaagaaaaaactgCATCTATCCATCCATTTACTTGTGCATATGTATgtacatttataaaattgtaaaatttataaaatgtgtaaaatttataaaatgtgtaaaatttgtaaaaagtGCGGAATTGACTTCCCTTTCGTACCGTTCCATGTGAGTAAGACATCATCATTGTTTTCCCCTTTTTGTAATGAAAAGTCGTTttggtttttttttttttgtaacaaGACATGGTCAttaaattgtattttatcattagtaaatgtgaaatatttatttataatttttaaattattttcattttttgttttttccatatttatattgttttgatatttttgtataatattatttattatattttcttgtATCCATTCTGGTTCTGcaaaaaggaaaattacCACATAAAGAGAGTGAGCAGGTTGATAAACATGTTGATAAacttttgaaaataaacaaactTAATAATGTACCTTCTCTTTTAAGTTCTACATTTTCTTtcatcaaaaataaatcaaaccGATGCTTCAACAGGCTGACAAAGAGaaggaaagaaaaaaaaagatattcATATCAAAGAGATAAACACACTAAGTAATTTTCAACCGTTTTAAAGAGGTTGGAGATAGTAAActtatttacaaaataggtgtaataatatatattaatctttttttcttcttttttacaaataaataattgaaGATAGTAAGGTTAATGATTTTCCAGATCCAGTTTTCATTTCACTGATGATATGTTGCTCAGTACATATGTCTTGtttagtaaaatatatctcatctgttttattttcagaatgttcattaaatatgtttagtATAGCTTTATTTGTATTCTTCAAAtcttttatcatatttacatttttatttataatatcaaaaactatttttattctttcattaatatttatatttgatcCCTTCAGAATTTcatacattattttcataaactCTAATTGGGCCTGgcataaacaaaatgaaacatCCAAAGTGGGTAGGAGATAAGACATTCTAAGGGCTTTCTAatggtatatttttaaaccagtctttatttttttaatttttttttcactttttttttattatttttatttccttacCTCGTACGGAGCAAAGGGAAATAtcattttaatttcatCCCTGAATGTGTTGCCCATTTTCATTGTATTTGaaacaaaaatgaaagaCACACAAAGGGGAAAACTAActtgtaataatttttaagtGAAAATGTTGTTATCTCtttcttttcatttatattgtacttatatattttttcaattattttcattctaCTTGCTCATTAGCATATTGTAATGTCAAGCATGGCGTAAATACACTAGTCAAACAACAATTGAATgaagttatatatttttttttgcaaaatgaaaacatataaaaaagtttttaataatagtgTAAACCCTACATACACatagtatatttttatggaaacaaaaatgagtgttatgtattttttttcaatgaATTTCCAATGACCCCCCAAAAATATGTCATTTTCTAAACAAGCATTTGCATAagtttgtataaaaaaataaaaaataatttcatatatatatatctatgtAAACATTATTGTGATGTGACATAATTtcaactttttatattatagaGAAATTCGGTAAAGagtgtataaaaaaaaaagtaaataaaatatagaaggtaaagaaaaataagatGGATAAAACACACAATTACACAAGTgctttttacattttagattttaatttatatcaaaattGTTCAACCAAAATTTGgagttttataaaatatccaCCAACAGaggatataataattattaggtatttatatattttgtcgTTTGCTATTATTGCAAAGATGTAATGAAGCATGGTGTGTTTTATTTGTGTATATCCTTGCTTATTCTACTGCTCACTCTACATTTTCATATACTTTatgcataatttttttctcgtACAGCTTTAGGAATGATTTTGAAAGAGAACTTTTTCACTCGGTAAAGTTAAGtcttaaaaatgaaatagaaTGGATGGAaagttataaatttataaatttaaaaagttttgaaaattgcccatttatttttttagtaaaaacatatttatacaacGAAATTCATGgtgtatattttaaaaatattaaaattgtaacaaaaaaagtttatggaaaaatatataaaactattttaaaatcatatttttataattttgtaaaaaataaatggaacaaaattaatttgtCAAAAAACATACAATTGAATAACATGGTTGACGATAGCTTGGGTGTCTTTAATGaacaagaaaaaaaaaaaaaaaaaaaaaaaaaaaattattttaataaatttaatcattatgaatatgacttaaaaaataaaattatcaatataccatcaaataatgatagatataattatttactaaatagaacatttttaataaatacgtgtgtagaaaaaaataagcatCTTTCTACTACCCATAAAAAGGGAAATGGTAGAAAAAATTTGAGTAACTTGTTACGGACATGTAGTGATTTTtgctataaaaaaagtagagataataattatgcatattCATGTTTTaaagataaattatataataagagTAAGACCGATTTAAATGATTTGAGCTGTATCAGATTTAagattaaaaatacaagTTTGTGTGTATGTGTGGCAAGCATAAATGTGTTTGAACATATTAATggattaaattattataaaaatttattttctaaatatagaaatggtgaaaaaaataaaaatacaaaaagtGATTATATAGATTATTGCCTAAACTATTATACTATCTGTTGTAAACaactatataattattttataaataaattaatttttgaaacaaaaaaaaaagatatccACATATTTAACaatgatattattattttctttggATTTGAAACAAATATCcttattgaaaaaaaagaaaatgaaataaaaaacatactAAATGattattccatttttcCTGACAAAAATTTTgtcatattaaataaaaaaaatattattaaaccCAAAGCTTATTCAACATTAATTATTCCTGGTGATGGTGCAAAGGAATTTAAATTAGTTGGTTTTAGACTTATATGTAATTTaatcataaataataataataatgatgttataaaaaaagtagatAACCATattgaaaaagataaaataaaaaatatgatttcTGTATCACCCAATTTTATagatttaaatattattaacacTTATCAGGTTTATCAAACTAGTTTTACTTTATCTTATGAATTCAATGATACAACTTCTCAAAACATATTCGTTTCAAATATTGATCATAAACATTCTGATGTAATAGGTATACATGTTGATGCTAATTATCCTACCACACCAGAGACTAGTCAGGCCGAGCAAAACGAggaaaatgaatttatcATGTTTACTACTGACCACgacaataataatggaaCCAACCTTGATACTAAAAATAGTCAACTTCCAATTTTGTTTGAAgagaatttaaaaaaaaatatattcgaGAAATGGCATACTAATATAAGcaccatttttaataaaaaaaagagtaGCAATATTAAGTCTAaagttgtaaaaaaaaacgacaACTATTGTAGATCTAGTGAGACAATAAGTTTAAACCCTAAAGAGATAAAAAAGGATAaggatataaatatagtttgcaatgataataataaaaaaattgggGATACAATTCCAGAgaagttatatttttccatattttgttatgataaaacaaataattgtAGTATCcccataaatttatattcatttttacatataaaacaaaatagtatatttaaatatttcgaacaaaatatatgctttaaaaatgataaaaataatatatacaacaaatataattttaatattttaagacatgtatatatatatccatataaAGGAGTTTTACAACCAAATAGTAAAAAGGTAATAAGacttcatatatatattgaacAAATGCTAAAGCaaactaaaaaattaaaagaaaattttattattataatatatacacacaattataggaaatatttatttatcacATTTAAATGTACtttaatgaataatatactttttacattcataaacaataaagataaaaaaggaTGTGATAAAAAAGATGGTGATAAAAAAGATTGTGACAAAAAAGAATGTGTAAAACAATTTTCAACCAAATCAAAATtgcaaaatgaaaaaaaaaaaaaaaaaaaaaaaaaaatagccaAGCCAATTTGCACACACATTAAACCAAACTTAGCAATACATAACcaagtaaaaaaaacatcgtataatttgaaaaaatttataattgcAAAAAAGGAAGATAAGGAAGATAAGAACAGTTTAAGTAAGTTTTGCCCTGCCAATTTTGAAAAgctgtttttatttttattttttactctAGAgcattatgaaaaaaagttaCACACTAGTGTGGATGAACTAGAGGAAGAAGCTTTTtcgtttttaaaaatgtcaCATATAgacaattataatattatttatttatttgataattttagtaataaaaatattaaggaagaaatttacaatttgaattttataaaaaaaaaatgtttatttcgagaaatatttaaaggGACTAGAGAAGAGAATAACAAACTTGGTAtggatgaaataaataaattagttttaaaaataaaacaaaataagaaaatagataaaaatatttcaataaatttgattttatttttatgtgaagaattattatatataataaataaaactatgatatattttaatgcaACAGAttatataagaaatatatataacaatttgtctataaataaaatcaaaagaatgaatataattttttataatattttaaaacaatcaccttctatattttataaaaacatttttttactttttatctcattttttaaaaaattatttctttattttgttcatctatctatacataatttttatgtactGGTTATGAAGAAGGAAACACATTTTCTCCATACCATTTTAGAcaatgaaataaaacaaaaagaaaaagttattcttaattattatttccatgCCTTTTTACAtgcttttcattttttttatgtatcttttttatgttatttatcttatttttttttgaattttttggATATACAAATAGCGTTTGATTTAGCAcatcatatattattctaCATGTAGAATATGCcatgtatttataattttatcactttattattttataaatttaccACCTTTGTGTGTTGGGAAATTGATGTAAGtatagttattttttttgtatttttctttattaatgattatgatttatttttctgcTTGTTTTTGTATACcctgttatatatatatgcacacaaaaaaatattaacgtAGTTTTATTACAACTTTGTAATAAACACCAACTTATTTCCTTTATCATACTAAAAAAGTAGAAAATGGAATTATATAACCATGTCGAattttacaatatataaataatacatgAAATTGTAGAGAAATAAAGTAAATAAAGTAAAGAAAATGACACAAGGAtatcaataaatatatattactatatcatattattttatatatacaattttgtacataatttttcttcCTCTTTATCTATTGCTAAAAGATTGCAGCTAcatatgttattatttttttatttcatttttttgaaaatttttaaaaataattttagcATGGTAAATTGTAATTTAGAATATGTTGAagatatgaaaaaaaaaaaaaaaaaagtaaaatgtGTTATactacataaaatatattaattttttttattaaatgtataaattGTCCCCCCCAATATTATACCTACATATGtaaatagtataaataGGTAATCCCCTCGCTCGTTTGAAATTAAATCAAATTGCAGAAAATATTCTCGGCATttgtacatattatatatatatataatatgtaaaatatttttttttcttatttttttttttcatatttttgacaatttttttattatttaaaaaatttcaaaTATTAGTAGAATGCAAAATTCGTAAAGTAATAGCgctaatataataatatattattattacctTACGAATTTTGCATTTCctattttatcataattcCCGATTTGCCACATTAGTTACGACTATTATATTGCCACAATTATTTGctgttattatattatttaaaatgaaCGGTTTACCAGGGCCTCTTCCAAGCAATGAAAGCACAAATAGGATTGCAATTTATggaatattaatatataaatataattcctCACAAcctatttttttgtctgCTAGTGTTGATTTATCATCATTTCCATTCTTTCATAGATCTTCCTTAAAagaacatatatttttccattcAAGATTAGTATGTAGTAGAACACAAAAAGGGAACCGAGAAGTTATTGAATTAGAATCGGGTATTGGacatttacatatttatacaaataaagaaaCTGATATAAGTGTTTTAGTATTGACTAGTAAATCATATCCTATGAGAATTGCCTTTGGATTAATAGATAATGCTCAAAGACTATTTCAACAAACATGTAGAGGGAAATATGAACATGTTATTTCAGATTTAAGTGAAGGTACCTTATTT contains:
- a CDS encoding MSF1-like protein, putative — encoded protein: MKNFEQEHMYHYDWGTVTAAYWNKYPNLVQNHIKGIDVIDRKIDIDNQTMKLKRIVHLQYFVPKIFRNLFNIDGRGIAIEDIKVNLKKKKLTIKTVNYTLAPFVNSVEKCTYFQKDGYDNNTFYKQSTQINITGLGYMKNLIENTILNVIKEKSKQGIEIMDEVIKRTMNENTQINQNNLYGNTLNKMKSFK
- a CDS encoding DEAD box helicase, putative; translated protein: MKMGNTFRDEIKMIFPFAPYEAQLEFMKIMYEILKGSNININERIKIVFDIINKNVNMIKDLKNTNKAILNIFNEHSENKTDEIYFTKQDICTEQHIISEMKTGSGKSLTLLSSIIYFLLKHRFDLFLMKENVELKREEPEWIQENIINNIIQKYQNNINMEKTKNENNLKIINKYFTFTNDKIQFNDHVLLQKKKNQNDFSLQKGENNDDVLLTWNDEDVEPDFSLDDGRKKQVPKIRYFSELKKIEKKLSKENLSINMIIIGSRKHLCINEKIMRKCPNVNELNEACRSSKCKYKEGFTEMVLEKKKKKEKKKIFFESSSDSNSDSSKEDNDEINNYILIKKLINTKNIDMNQIKEICKHDKIEICPYYMCKENIQNADIILLPYICILNEQIRNNLKINIKNNIIIFDESQSIIENINNANSIGISKNQIIFTKLTLKKYIQKFENTLNNNNIVMIKQIIIYCDLLLKYFTSINEPVSNITRFMLLSKLDALNLNNISSFLNNSLFCRRFKVFAEININEYFKKTNTERPSIITTNLNSSSIYLLCEFTNKLIRSNKYDYVYINQNDDSGLDNNTDLEDDHQCDNQAGKTNEIKNANNNSNTTTLNPAYPNKRHGYSTYINVEAEKKRKINETNTHQEDNTNKEDHNVAHFSELSEYINYVLENNDITLKEKIEIISVSSCNNFQSITKDCNNVILIGGTLQPIEEFLLLFLNEKKNKIKLYSSDYIFKKENIFVRIMPTNILTFNSIDNTYKNRFDKAHLLNIALQIYILTLYVNYGNIVFFSSYTFLNEFMNFLYNEGKYVLEKMQKKKFLFFEKKNDNNVLKNYMSNIANIKKQDHQMRIKNGCILFCVMNAKLSEGINFYDDFCRNILIVGIPFFKHEKNNTTPKPALNKNALVLNYYKEYSKDTSKTNDSNSHDSSDAIPILSDFQINQMCKTYKLKYAMKIVNQCIGRSMRHINDFSSFFFLDQRFSNSEIYECFPTFVKTHLNSIKNLAYIDNENFQKEKQNFYEIYDDIKNNYKHIITNHQTVKDSQDCLKNFVTDLMHLKEFHKKMNYL
- a CDS encoding SNARE protein, putative, producing the protein MNGLPGPLPSNESTNRIAIYGILIYKYNSSQPIFLSASVDLSSFPFFHRSSLKEHIFFHSRLVCSRTQKGNREVIELESGIGHLHIYTNKETDISVLVLTSKSYPMRIAFGLIDNAQRLFQQTCRGKYEHVISDLSEGTLFTSELNELLKKYQNPSEADRLSRVQKDLDEVRDVMLKNIEDLLQRGEKLDDLMKKSQDLSNSSYQFYRQAKKNNQCCQLY